The nucleotide sequence GCGGTGTTTGATCAGGTTGTGGTTCTGAACGGTGAAGCGATTAAACCTCAGGTCACCTGGGGAACGTCTCCGGAGATGGTTCTGCCCGTTGATGCCTGTGTACCCGAAGCTGGCGAGGCTGAAGGCTACGCCCGCGCACTGGAGTACATGGGGCTGAGCAGCGGTATGAAAATTAGCGATATCCCGGTTGACCGGGTGTTTATTGGCTCCTGTACTAATTCCCGGATCGAAGACCTTCGTGAGGCGGCAGCTGTCGTGAAAGGCCGTAAAGTGGCAGACACGGTGAAAGAAGCACTGGTCGTGCCAGGCTCAGGTCTGGTTAAAGAGCAGGCTGAGCGGGAAGGTTTGCACAATGTCTTTACTGAAGCCGGACTTCAGTGGCGTGAACCGGGCTGCTCCATGTGTCTGGCCATGAATGCCGACAAGCTGGGCGCCGGAGAACACTGTGCCTCGACCTCAAACCGCAACTTTGAAGGTCGTCAGGGGTTTGGTGGCAGAACGCATCTGGTCAGTCCGGCTATGGCAGCGGCTGCTGCGGTGACGGGGTATTTCACCGATGTCCGTGAATTGATGGAGCAGGGGGTTTAATCGATGAAAGCATTTACCGTTCATCAAGGTATTGTGGCACCGCTGGATCGTGCCAATGTCGATACCGATATGATTATTCCCAAACAGTTTCTCAAGTCTATTAAGCGCACCGGTTTTGGCCCCAATTTGTTTGATGAGTTGCGTTATCTTGATGAAGGTCAGCCCGGTCAGGATTGCACCCGACGCCCTTTGAATGAAGCCTTTGTGCTGAACCAGCCGCGTTATCAGGGTTCTTCTGTGTTACTGGCCCGGAAGAATTTTGGCTGTGGCTCCAGTCGTGAACACGCGCCCTGGGCGCTGGATGACTTTGGTATTCGCTGCGTGATTGCCCCAAGCTTTGCCGAGA is from Endozoicomonas gorgoniicola and encodes:
- the leuD gene encoding 3-isopropylmalate dehydratase small subunit; this translates as MKAFTVHQGIVAPLDRANVDTDMIIPKQFLKSIKRTGFGPNLFDELRYLDEGQPGQDCTRRPLNEAFVLNQPRYQGSSVLLARKNFGCGSSREHAPWALDDFGIRCVIAPSFAEIFYNNCFKNGLLPITLSEEQVDQLFTLVESNEGYQLTIDLERKMVVLADGQEMSFAVDDFRRDCLLRGLDDIGLTLQESDAIKAFEQKHKNAQPWLFA